The Alnus glutinosa chromosome 7, dhAlnGlut1.1, whole genome shotgun sequence genome includes a region encoding these proteins:
- the LOC133874027 gene encoding cytochrome P450 76A2-like yields MEWPLVCFIIFFLPALLVFLRRRKSSLNRRLPPGPPGWPIFGNMFDLGAMPHRTLAGLRHKYGGVIWLRFGARNSMAILSVKAATEFFKHHDLSFAERTVTETMRAHDYHQGSLALAPYGSYWRVLRRLVTVDMLVAKRVNDSADIRRRCVDNMLLWIEEEARKLDAPSRGVHVARFVFLMTFNLLGNLMLSRDLGDPQSKEGSEFFTAMMGLMEWSGHANMADFFPWLRWLDPQGLRRNMERDLGKAMEIASKFVKERIKDRQAGGEKRKDFLDVLLEFEGNGKDEPTKISDRDVNIFILEMFLAGSETTSSTIEWALTELLCNPESMVKVKTELARVVGQKQKVEESDIDSLPYLQAVIKETLRLHPPIPFLVPRRAMEDTNFMGFHIPKNTQVLVNAWAIGRDPDVWEDPLSFKPDRFIDTNVEYKGQHYELIPFGAGRRMCAGVPLAHRVLHLILGSLLHKFDWELDGSVTRETMDMKDNLGVTVRKSEPLLAVPKKCIVLDSEE; encoded by the exons ATGGAGTGGCCCCTTGTTTGCTTTATCATCTTCTTCTTACCAGCTCTACTCGTCTTCCTCCGCCGAAGAAAGTCCAGCCTTAACCGCCGGCTTCCTCCAGGGCCACCGGGATGGCCAATATTCGGCAACATGTTCGATCTTGGAGCAATGCCACACCGCACCCTGGCGGGCCTAAGGCACAAGTACGGCGGCGTTATATGGCTAAGATTTGGGGCCAGAAACTCCATGGCAATCCTCTCGGTGAAAGCAGCCACCGAGTTCTTCAAGCACCACGACCTCTCTTTCGCCGAGCGCACCGTCACCGAGACCATGCGCGCCCACGACTACCACCAGGGCTCCTTAGCGCTCGCACCTTACGGTTCCTATTGGCGCGTGCTCAGGCGCCTTGTAACGGTCGACATGTTAGTCGCCAAGCGAGTGAACGACTCGGCGGACATACGTAGGAGATGCGTGGACAACATGTTGTTGTGGATCGAGGAAGAGGCGAGGAAACTTGACGCGCCCTCGCGTGGAGTTCACGTGGCAAGGTTCGTATTCCTCATGACGTTCAATCTGCTCGGGAACCTCATGCTTTCACGTGACTTGGGGGATCCACAGTCGAAGGAGGGGTCGGAGTTTTTTACGGCGATGATGGGGCTGATGGAGTGGTCTGGGCATGCGAACATGGCGGACTTTTTTCCATGGCTGCGGTGGCTGGACCCGCAGGGGCTGAGGAGGAACATGGAGAGGGATCTTGGGAAAGCTATGGAGATTGCATCCAAGTTTGTGAAGGAACGGATTAAGGATAGGCAGGCCGGAGGAGAGAAGAGGAAGGACTTCTTGGATGTGTTGCTTGAGTTTGAAGGCAATGGAAAAGATGAGCCGACCAAAATTTCTGACAGAGacgtaaatatttttatattg GAAATGTTCTTGGCTGGTTCAGAAACAACAAGCAGCACTATTGAGTGGGCATTGACAGAGCTCCTATGCAATCCCGAGTCGATGGTGAAGGTCAAAACCGAGCTCGCGCGAGTAGTCGGACAAAAGCAAAAGGTTGAAGAGAGCGACATTGACAGCCTCCCATACTTGCAGGCAGTAATCAAGGAAACACTGCGATTACATCCTCCAATTCCATTCCTAGTCCCACGAAGGGCAATGGAAGACACCAATTTCATGGGATTTCACATACCCAAAAACACACAGGTTCTTGTGAATGCTTGGGCAATTGGAAGAGACCCAGATGTCTGGGAAGACCCTTTGTCTTTTAAGCCCGACAGGTTTATAGACACAAACGTTGAGTATAAGGGGCAACATTATGAGCTGATCCCATTTGGGGCTGGGAGAAGAATGTGTGCAGGCGTGCCTTTGGCTCATAGAGTTCTTCACCTTATTTTGGGCTCTTTGCTTCACAAATTTGATTGGGAACTCGATGGTAGTGTGACTCGGGAGACGATGGACATGAAGGACAACTTGGGTGTAACAGTGCGGAAGTCAGAACCATTGCTGGCAGTGCCTAAAAAATGTATTGTATTAGACTCGGAAGAATGA
- the LOC133874346 gene encoding protein PSK SIMULATOR 1-like, whose translation MGGESGAESWFGSMKWIPWKGVSDADKGVVEILAFEVASLMLKVVNLWQCLSDKEFPRLRKEIVNSIGLKKLVSEDDDYLMELALNEIVENFVFLARSVARLGKRCKDPLYHRFEQFVNDPIQNGFQWAGWEYRWKKMERKMKKMERFVASMTQFSQELEVLAELEQTLRRMQNTELNRVKVLEFQKKVIWQRQEVRNLREMSPWNRTYDYVVRLLVRSLFTILERMKHVFGTYQLPSVERMIDSQLMNIECFPRSHSFSALLHSSVYPSENNLPGFYSGPIEKSVSMRGNGDMSRRKEKQRHERHMSSTIHGNHLKVEANQSAHVGSFKGWCMNAASESPVMLSCKPTGSSSMRLTGVRMKSIDKTNNTNIESLSCSDRIYSKLLFFNKFRLLTAPPFTLGDAALALHYANVILLIEDLASSPHLIGLDKRDVLYNMLPTTIRTALRARLKSYARNMASSVYNAALVAEWHQALGQILEWLCPLALNMVRWHSDRNFEKQDAVSGTNVLLVQTLYFANQPKTEAAITELLVGLNYICRTGGHRLEKDFQEPDGSRVCNDYMFNRDGIAEC comes from the coding sequence ATGGGGGGTGAGAGTGGGGCTGAGTCGTGGTTTGGTAGTATGAAGTGGATTCCATGGAAGGGTGTGTCAGACGCTGACAAGGGGGTGGTTGAAATTTTGGCGTTTGAAGTTGCTAGCTTGATGTTGAAGGTGGTTAATTTATGGCAATGCTTGAGTGATAAGGAGTTTCCTAGGTTGAGGAAAGAGATTGTGAATTCGATCGGGCTTAAGAAGCTTGTATCCGAGGATGATGATTATCTGATGGAACTTGCCTTGAATGAAATAGTTGAGAATTTCGTATTTCTGGCGAGGTCTGTGGCCAGGCTTGGGAAGCGGTGCAAAGACCCTTTGTATCACCGTTTTGAACAATTTGTTAATGACCCTATTCAGAATGGCTTTCAATGGGCTGGGTGGGAATATAGATGGAAGAAGATGGAGcggaagatgaagaaaatggagAGATTTGTTGCCTCTATGACACAATTTTCACAAGAGCTGGAAGTGCTGGCTGAGCTTGAACAAACTCTTAGGAGAATGCAAAATACTGAGTTAAACCGGGTAAAAGTGCTTGAGTTTCAGAAGAAGGTAATCTGGCAGCGTCAGGAAGTGAGAAATCTGAGAGAGATGTCCCCATGGAATAGAACTTATGATTATGTTGTCCGGCTTCTGGTGCGATCACTTTTTACAATACTAGAGAGGATGAAGCATGTCTTTGGAACTTATCAATTGCCTTCTGTAGAGCGAATGATTGATTCTCAGCTTATGAATATTGAATGTTTTCCTCGTAGCCATTCCTTTTCTGCTCTTCTGCATTCTTCTGTTTATCCATCTGAGAATAATCTACCTGGGTTCTATTCAGGACCTATCGAGAAGTCGGTTTCAATGCGAGGAAATGGTGACATGAGTCGGCGAAAGGAGAAGCAGCGACATGAACGTCATATGTCATCGACCATACATGGAAACCACCTAAAAGTGGAAGCAAATCAATCAGCTCATGTCGGATCTTTCAAAGGGTGGTGCATGAATGCTGCAAGCGAATCTCCTGTTATGCTGAGCTGTAAGCCAACAGGCAGTAGTTCTATGAGGTTGACTGGTGTTCGTATGAAAAGTATTGACAAAACCAATAACACAAATATTGAATCTTTATCTTGCAGTGACAGGATCTATTCTAAATTGTTGTTCTTCAATAAGTTTAGGTTGTTGACTGCACCCCCATTCACTCTTGGTGATGCTGCTTTAGCTCTCCATTACGCAAATGTGATTTTATTGATTGAGGATCTGGCTTCATCACCTCACTTAATTGGCCTTGACAAGAGAGATGTCCTGTACAATATGTTACCCACAACTATAAGAACTGCTCTGAGGGCGCGGCTAAAGTCATATGCCAGAAACATGGCTTCATCTGTCTACAATGCTGCCCTAGTAGCAGAGTGGCATCAGGCGCTTGGGCAGATATTGGAATGGCTGTGTCCACTTGCTCTAAACATGGTAAGGTGGCATTCTGACCGGAATTTTGAGAAGCAGGATGCAGTTTCTGGAACAAATGTGCTGCTGGTCCAGACCCTTTACTttgcaaatcaaccaaaaactGAAGCGGCAATTACCGAGCTTCTCGTAGGTCTGAACTATATCTGCAGAACCGGTGGACATCGTCTTGAGAAAGATTTTCAGGAGCCTGATGGCAGCAGAGTTTGTAATGATTATATGTTCAATAGGGATGGCATTGCTGAATGCTGa